From Elaeis guineensis isolate ETL-2024a chromosome 16, EG11, whole genome shotgun sequence, a single genomic window includes:
- the LOC105059335 gene encoding UDP-galactose/UDP-glucose transporter 4 isoform X2 — MKGKEKGRALFGIALTERPKWQQFLICSSGFFFGYLVNGICEEYVYNRLQFSYGWYFTFVQGFVYLGLIHLQGFTMKQMVNPWKTYVKLSAVLMGSQGLTKGSLAFLNYPAQLMFKSTKVLPVMIMGAFIPGLRRKYPAHEYISAVLLVVGLILFTLADAQTSPNFSFIGVVMVSGALVMDSFLGNLQEAIFTVNPETTQMEMLFCSTVVGLPFLIPPMVLTGELFIAWKSCYQHLYVYAVLVFEAMATFVGQVSVLSLIAIFGAATTAMFCSIR; from the exons ATGAAGGGAAAGGAGAAGGGGAGGGCTCTGTTTGGGATAGCATTGACAGAGAGGCCAAAGTGGCAGCAGTTCCTCATATGCTCCTCTGGGTTCTTCTTTGGCTACTTGGTCAATGGTATTTGTGAG GAATATGTCTACAATCGTTTGCAATTCAG CTATGGATGGTACTTCACCTTTGTGCAGGGTTTTGTCTATCTGGGGCTCATACATCTACAAGGCTTTACCATGAAGCAGATGGTGAATCCATGGAAGACCTACGTGAAGCTATCTGCTGTTCTTATGGGATCGCAAGGCCTTACAAAGGGCTCCCTGGCCTTCTTGAACTACCCAGCTCAGCTTATGTTCAAATCTACTAAG GTACTACCAGTGATGATAATGGGGGCCTTCATTCCTGGTCTTCGGCGTAAATATCCAGCGCATGAATACATTTCGGCAGTACTTCTTGTGGTGGGTCTTATCCTCTTCACCTTGGCTGATGCCCAAACATCGCCAAACTTTAGCTTTATTGGCGTGGTGATGGTATCTGGTGCTCTTGTCATGGACTCCTTTCTTGGTAATCTCCAGGAGGCAATCTTTACCGTGAATCCTGAAACCACCCAG ATGGAAATGCTCTTCTGCTCTACCGTTGTTGGCCTACCTTTCTTGATTCCTCCCATGGTTTTAACTGGGGAGCTCTTCATAGCCTGGAAATCCTGCTACCAG CATCTATATGTCTATGCTGTGCTGGTGTTTGAAGCAATGGCCACCTTTGTTGGTCAGGTCTCTGTGCTCTCCCTTATTGCAATTTTTGGGGCCGCAACCACTGCTATG TTCTGTTCTATTAGGTAA
- the LOC105059335 gene encoding UDP-galactose/UDP-glucose transporter 2 isoform X1: protein MKGKEKGRALFGIALTERPKWQQFLICSSGFFFGYLVNGICEEYVYNRLQFSYGWYFTFVQGFVYLGLIHLQGFTMKQMVNPWKTYVKLSAVLMGSQGLTKGSLAFLNYPAQLMFKSTKVLPVMIMGAFIPGLRRKYPAHEYISAVLLVVGLILFTLADAQTSPNFSFIGVVMVSGALVMDSFLGNLQEAIFTVNPETTQMEMLFCSTVVGLPFLIPPMVLTGELFIAWKSCYQHLYVYAVLVFEAMATFVGQVSVLSLIAIFGAATTAMVTTARKAVTLLLSYLIFTKPLTGQHGTGLLLIAMGVLLKLLPEYKDPILPKVKQPQQQGSQEQEDEKGPLV from the exons ATGAAGGGAAAGGAGAAGGGGAGGGCTCTGTTTGGGATAGCATTGACAGAGAGGCCAAAGTGGCAGCAGTTCCTCATATGCTCCTCTGGGTTCTTCTTTGGCTACTTGGTCAATGGTATTTGTGAG GAATATGTCTACAATCGTTTGCAATTCAG CTATGGATGGTACTTCACCTTTGTGCAGGGTTTTGTCTATCTGGGGCTCATACATCTACAAGGCTTTACCATGAAGCAGATGGTGAATCCATGGAAGACCTACGTGAAGCTATCTGCTGTTCTTATGGGATCGCAAGGCCTTACAAAGGGCTCCCTGGCCTTCTTGAACTACCCAGCTCAGCTTATGTTCAAATCTACTAAG GTACTACCAGTGATGATAATGGGGGCCTTCATTCCTGGTCTTCGGCGTAAATATCCAGCGCATGAATACATTTCGGCAGTACTTCTTGTGGTGGGTCTTATCCTCTTCACCTTGGCTGATGCCCAAACATCGCCAAACTTTAGCTTTATTGGCGTGGTGATGGTATCTGGTGCTCTTGTCATGGACTCCTTTCTTGGTAATCTCCAGGAGGCAATCTTTACCGTGAATCCTGAAACCACCCAG ATGGAAATGCTCTTCTGCTCTACCGTTGTTGGCCTACCTTTCTTGATTCCTCCCATGGTTTTAACTGGGGAGCTCTTCATAGCCTGGAAATCCTGCTACCAG CATCTATATGTCTATGCTGTGCTGGTGTTTGAAGCAATGGCCACCTTTGTTGGTCAGGTCTCTGTGCTCTCCCTTATTGCAATTTTTGGGGCCGCAACCACTGCTATG GTAACTACAGCAAGGAAGGCAGTCACACTTCTGTTATCATATTTGATATTCACTAAGCCATTGACAGGGCAGCATGGCACTGGTCTTTTACTTATTGCAATGGGAGTTCTCTTGAAACTTCTTCCAGAATACAAAGACCCCATTCTTCCTAAAGTaaaacagccacagcagcaaggATCTCAAGAACAAGAAGATGAAAAGGGGCCCTTGGTCTGA